One part of the Rutidosis leptorrhynchoides isolate AG116_Rl617_1_P2 chromosome 1, CSIRO_AGI_Rlap_v1, whole genome shotgun sequence genome encodes these proteins:
- the LOC139885573 gene encoding glycosyltransferase BC10-like produces MKLSKAWRLGMKDMQQQMLPPHRHRSQIKGPTWIVVLISIICVFLVVAYIKPPETSSACYIFSASGCETFASWLPNSVRVLSDEEIASDVVISSILNSPPMVSKNPKIAFMFLTVGSLPFEKLWAKFFQGHEGRFSIYIHASRDKPVHTSRHFFNREIRSGKVDWGKISMVDAEKRLLANALKDLDNQHFVLLSDSCVPLHDFDYVYNYLMYTNLSFIDSFSDPGPHGSGRYSEHMLPEVDKKFFRKGAQWFTMKRQHAVIVMADTLYYAKFRDYCRPGMEGSRNCYADEHYLPTFFHIHDPNGIANWSVTHVDWSERKWHPKSYEKKDISEQLIKNITSISESIHVTSEDNPETMINPCLWNGMNRPCYLFARKFLPETLDAMIDLFENYTTKT; encoded by the exons ATGAAGTTATCAAAGGCGTGGCGTTTAGGCATGAAAGACATGCAGCAGCAAATGTTGCCTCCCCATCGACACCGTAGTCAAATTAAGGGACCAACTTGGATCGTCGTGTTAATATCAATAATTTGCGTGTTTTTAGTTGTTGCGTATATAAAACCACCTGAAACTTCTAGTGCCTGCTATATCTTTTCGGCTTCTGGTTGTGAAACATTTGCCAGCTGGCTTCCAAATTCTGTTAGAGTATTAAGTGATGAGGAAATTGCTTCTGATGTTGTAATTAGTAGTATTCTAAACTCACCTCCAATGGTGTCTAAAAATCCCAAGATCGCGTTCATGTTCTTGACCGTTGGATCGTTGCCTTTTGAAAAATTGTGGGCCAAGTTTTTTCAG GGACATGAAGGTAGATTTTCGATCTATATTCATGCATCAAGAGATAAACCAGTCCACACGAGCCGTCATTTTTTTAATCGGGAAATTCGTAGTGGCAAG GTAGACTGGGGAAAAATTTCTATGGTTGATGCAGAAAAACGGCTTTTGGCAAATGCATTGAAGGATCTTGATAATCAACATTTTGTATTACTTTCCGACAG TTGTGTACCGTTGCATGATTTTGACTATGTCTACAACTATCTTATGTACACCAATCTCAGCTTCATTGACAG CTTCTCGGATCCAGGCCCACATGGGAGTGGCAGGTATTCTGAACACATGTTACCCGAAGTTGACAAGAAATTCTTCAGGAAGGGTGCTCAG TGGTTCACGATGAAGCGCCAGCATGCAGTCATAGTTATGGCTGACACTCTCTATTACGCAAAATTTCGAGATTATTGCAGG CCTGGTATGGAAGGATCGCGTAATTGTTATGCGGATGAACACTACTTGCCAACCTTTTTTCAT ATCCATGATCCGAATGGTATTGCAAACTGGTCTGTTACACACGTTGATTGGTCTGAACGGAAATGGCATCCGAAATCCTACGAGAAGAAGGATATTTCTGAACAGCTCATTAAAAACATCACG TCCATCTCCGAAAGTATTCACGTTACAAGTGAAGATAAT CCGGAAACGATGATCAATCCTTGCCTGTGGAATGGCATGAACAGGCCGTGTTATTTATTTGCAAGAAAATTCTTACCAGAGACTCTAGACGCCATGATAGACCTTTTCGAAAACTATACAACAAAAACAtga